A single Lactuca sativa cultivar Salinas chromosome 8, Lsat_Salinas_v11, whole genome shotgun sequence DNA region contains:
- the LOC111880213 gene encoding squamosa promoter-binding-like protein 3, with amino-acid sequence MDWNLNTPSEWDWENLAMYSSKEIEVAKNLQFSSHESQENVVVDNVDFSFSASADSSSKETIKSTFRGFDDLPRDFLDKDDSSWIGENGSFSNMVEEASVLSGEAMIGLKLGRHASTSISSSKMATTSVSLFPTSSPMIKRSRASYLSSQSPRCQVEGCNLDLSSSKDYHRRHRICANHSKSPKVIVAGMERRFCQQCSRFHDLSEFDDRKRSCRRRLSAHNARRRRPQSEEIQFSSTRLSSSMSSDRRPQMNFLLNRASIPRRDSAPPESSCDFKGEESFLGLAKGGGVDVLPPNGALHFGSERFMPRSMSHNGIDATPNSMLSGDVRHAFSLLSTSSWPSNWPEEASSFDQFGQSNSISLSQPGMPLELQNTTNTTQLQTFHSFRSPRELERFYSN; translated from the exons ATGGACTGGAACTTGAATACTCCTTCAGAATGGGACTGGGAAAACTTAGCCATGTACAGCAGCAAGGAGATTGAAGTTGCCAAGAATTTGCAATTTTCCAGCCATGAAAGCCAAGAAAATGTCGTCGTCGATAATGTGGATTTCTCCTTCTCAGCTTCTGCAGATTCTTCGTCTAAAGAGACAATCAAGAGTACTTTTAGAGGGTTTGATGATTTACCAAGAGATTTCTTAGACAAGGATGATTCTTCTTGGATAGGGGAGAATGGGAGCTTCTCTAACATGGTAGAAGAAGCATCAGTGTTATCCGGTGAAGCCATGATTGGTTTAAAGCTTGGAAGGCATGCAAGCACTTCTATCAGTAGTAGCAAGATGGCTACAACCTCTGTCTCCTTGTTTCCTACCTCGTCTCCCATGATAAAGAGATCTAGAGCATCTTACCTAAGCTCTCAGTCCCCACGTTGTCAAGTCGAAGGATGCAACCTTGACCTTTCATCTTCCAAAGACTACCATCGCCGGCATAGGATCTGTGCAAATCATTCCAAAAGCCCAAAAGTCATTGTAGCTGGGATGGAACGTCGATTTTGTCAACAATGTA GCAGGTTCCATGATCTGTCAGAGTTTGATGATAGAAAGCGAAGCTGTCGTCGACGCCTTTCTGCACACAATGCAAGGCGGCGCAGGCCACAGTCAGAAGAGATCCAATTCAGCTCCACACGGTTGTCCTCTTCAATGTCATCTG ATAGAAGGCCACAGATGAATTTCCTTCTAAATAGGGCTTCAATACCTCGTCGTGATTCAGCACCACCTGAAAGTTCTTGCGACTTTAAAGGGGAAGAGTCTTTCCTGGGTCTTGCAAAAGGCGGAGGGGTTGATGTCTTGCCACCCAATGGTGCCTTACACTTCGGTTCTGAGAGATTTATGCCTAGGAGCATGAGTCATAATG GTATCGATGCAACTCCTAATTCCATGCTATCTGGAGATGTCAGGCATGCTTTCTCTCTTCTGTCAACAAGTTCTTGGCCTTCCAACTGGCCTGAAGAAGCTTCATCATTTGATCAATTTGGGCAATCAAACAGTATCAGCTTGTCGCAGCCGGGAATGCCTTTGGAACTGCAAAATACTACCAACACCACTCAACTCCAAACCTTTCATTCATTTAGATCACCTCGTGAATTAGAACGGTTTTATTCAAACTGA